The genomic interval AGCTCATCGACATGGCGATGGAGTCCAAGACCGTGCAGGCCGTCATGCAGGCGGCGTTCAAGATCATCGGGCAGGTGGTGGGGACGGTCATGAAGGGGGCGTCGGTCGCCATCAACTGGCTGATCGATGCCGGGAAGAACGTCATCAACTGGTTGAAGGCCAACTGGCCTTTGCTCGTCGCCATTCTCACCGGGCCCGTCGGCATCGCCGTGCTCGCGATCGTCAAGAACTGGGACCGGATCAAGGACGCGGTCGCGTCGGTCCGGGACTGGATCGTCGACAAGTGGAACGCCGCGGTCAACTTCCTGCGCGGAGTCCCCGGGATGATCTGGGGCTTCTTCGCCCAACTACCCGACCAGCTACGGGGTTTGGGCGGCGATCTGGTCATGGGGCTCATCAACGGCATCAAGAACTCGGCCGGTGCCCTTCTCAACACCGTCAAGAACTTCATCGTCAACACCATCCCCGGCCCCATCCGCAGCATCCTCGGCATCGCCTCCCCGTCCAAGGTGATGATGGGATTCGGCGGGGATGTCGGCGAGGGGCTCGCGCTCGGTATGGAGGGGGCCGGCAACAGGGTCGCGGGAGCTGCGGGACGGCTGGCCACCGCCACCGCGCGGAGCGTCATCGGACCCGGTTACAGCCTCGCCGGAGTCGCCGGCGGCGCGTCGACCCGGCCCCAAGGCGCCGCGGCCGGCGCCCCCGTCACCGTCAACGTCCACCCCCGCCCCGGCCAGTCCGAGTACGAGATCGGCCGGATCACCGCCCGCGAACTCGCCTGGGCGGCCAAGCGATGAGCCCGCGCCAGCTCCAGCAGCCGGTGTTCGAGGTGGACGGCTGGGCCGGGAACACCGTCGACGACGACGGCGTCGAGTGGTGGGTCACCAGCGAACAGGGCTGGGCCGCCGCCCCGCCCGTCCGGCTCACCCTGACCGACCGCCCCGAGCGGCACGGCGCGTTCGACGCCCCCTCCTACCGGGGACCTCGCGTGGTCACCCTGGAGGGCCTGGCCATCGCCCCCGAACGCGCCGTACGGGAGGAGGCCAAGGACCGGCTGGCCGCCGTACTCGCCGACGGCAGCATCCTGTCGCCGCTGGTCGTCACCGAACCGCACCGCGTCCGGCGGGCGTTGGTCCGCCTCACCGCCGAGACGAAGATCGTCGACCGCAAGTCCGGTGCCTTCGAGTTCTCCCTGACGATGACCGCGCCGGACCCGCTGCGGTACTCGTACGGCCTGAACAGCAGCACCTGTCCGCTGCCTTCCTCCAGTGGCGGAGTCTCTTTCCCGCTCTCCTTCCCGCTGGACTTCGGGTCCGGTTCCTCCGGTGGCCGGCTGCTCCTTGAGAACAAGGGCACCGTCCCGACCTGGCCGGTCTGGCGGATCAGTGGACCCTGCGTCCAGCCGGTGATCAGCAACACCGCGACCGGTGAGGAGCTCGCCTTCGAACTCACCCTCCAGGAAGGCGAGTTCCTGCTCATCGACACCGACGCGCGCTCGGTTCTGCTCCAGGGCACGGCCTCCCGCAGGGCCACCCTGCTGCCCGGTTCGGACTGGTTCCCGCTGCCGCCGGGTGCGACGCCCGTGCTCTTCCGTGCCCGTGACTACGCCCCGGCAGCCCGGCTGACGGCGGAGTGGCGGGACGCCTGGCTCTGACCCCGCCCGCCCTCAGCTACCAGAAGGAACGCACCCGCATGGCTGACTTCGAGCGTGACTCCGGATGGCTCTCCGGAAGTGTCGTGGATGCCGAGGACGCCCGGCTCGCCACCGGCGTGCTCGCTTCGGCGGCCGCGGACCCCGGCAACCCGATCGCGGCCCGCACCGGCATCAGGCCCGGCCCCGGCAGCCCGGGCAACGTCGAGGCGACCGCCACCCCCTCGCGCAACGTGACGGTGCGTCCCTTCCAGGGCGTCATCCAGGGCACCCGTACGACCGCCGCGGGCGCGTATCTGATCACGCTCGCCCAGCAGAAGACCCTCGACGTGCTCACCGCGGCCCCGGCCCACTCGTCGTACGCCCGGATCGTCCTCGTCGTGGCCCGGCAGACCGACCGGCAGTACGGCGACGAGAGCGACGGCATGCTGGTGCAGGTGGTGGCCGGAGCGCCCGCGGTGTCGCCGGTCGCGCCCACGGTCACCGGCGACCACCTGCGCCTCGCGCAGATCACGGTGCGGGCGAACGCGGGCTCCGTCACCCAGGCGGACATCAAGGACCTGCGGGTGTTCACCGTGGCCGCGGGCGGGGTGCTGCCGTTGCAGTCCCACGAGTCGCTCCCGGCCGACGGATACGCCGGACAGCGGCTCCACGACCTCGAGACCGGTCTCGACCTGGTCCGCACCGGCACGGACTGGCGTCCCGCGGTCACGGGGGCGGTGGAGTTCTTCGGGCCGGCGGACACGGGCTGGCCCAAGGCCGGCGCGACGGAGGGGACCGCCTTCCAGTTCAACCAGGTGACGGTCACTCCGGCGCCCTACCCGCGCATGCTGATGTGCACCGGCCAGGTGACCGCCCAGGCCCAGTCCGCCGACGCCAGGTTCGACCACGTGATCAAAGTGCTCGGCGAGAGCGGCAATCTGAGCATCAGTGCCTTCAGCGTCGGGCCGACGCTCGCCACCACGACCGTCGCGACGGCCCACCGTCTGGTGCCCGCCGGTACCACCCCCCTGGTGCTCGCCCAGCACGTCGTACGGGTCGCCGGCTCAGGGACGGTGAGCGTGCCCTCCAGCTGGCTCATCCCGGTCTACATCGGACTCCGGGTGCTGGCCTTCCCTGTTACCTGACCCCTCCGACCGGAAGAGGCACCCATGAGCACGCCCACCCCAGAACGCGACTCCGGCTGGATCTCCGGCGGGGTCGTCGACGCCGAGGACGCCCGCCTCGCCACCGGTGTGTTCGCCGCGCCCGGGGCGAGCCCGGTCCAGGCCCGCAGCGGCGTCCGGCCGGCCACCGGCGACCCCGGCCGGGTGCAGGCCACCGCCACCGTCTCCGGCAAGGTCACCGTCGCTCCCTTCCAGGGGGTGATCCAGGGGACCAGGGCCAGCGCGACCGGCGCCTATCTCGTCACGCTCGGCCAGCAGAAGACCCTCGACGTCCTCGGCACGAACCCCGCGGACCCCAGCAACCCGCGCAACGATCTCGTGGTGGCCCGGCAGCGCGACGCGCAGTACGGCGACGCCGGCACCGGCATGACCGTCGAACTCGTCAAGGGAACGGCCGCCGCCACCCCCACCGACCCCCAGGTGACCGGTGACTTCATCCCGCTCGCCCGGATCAGGGTCGCGAAGAACGCGTCGTCCGTCGCCGCTCCCGACATCGACGACCTGCGCCCCTGGACCTCGGCGGTCGGCGGCATCCTGCGGGTCTGGGGCGAGGGCGGCCGCCCCACGTACCCCTACGCCGGCATGTACATCCACCGGGGGGACACCAACCACCTGGAGTGGTACGACAGTTCGGGGAACTGGCGGGCGGTCAACAACGACACCGGCTGGGCCCCCCTCACCTTTCCCGCCGGCTGGACCGTGTACAACAGCGAGGCACCGGCTGTCCGCAGGGTCGGCGCGGTCGCCTACCTGCGCGGCGCGATGCGCACCGGTGTCGCCCAATCGGCCAATCCCACGGTCCTCATGAACCTCCCGGCCGCCTTCCGCCCGCTGGTACGGCATCACTGGTACGTGGTGCTCGGCGGTACCCGGACGGGCATCGAGGGCATAGTCGACACCGACGGCAACGTGAACCTCTACCCGCAGACGACCGCCCTGCCCGCCGAGCAGATCGTCTACATCAACACCACCTGGCTGGTGGGCCAGTGACCGGCCGCCCGACCCGCTACACCTACTACACCGCCGACCTCGCCACCGGCGCCATCACCGACGAACTCCCCCTGTACGACGCCACGTTCAGCACCGAGCTCAACGAAGCCGGCGAGTTCCGGGCCCGGTTGCCCCTCGGTGACCCGAGGATCACCGTCCACCGCCCCCGCGAGCTCACCGAACCGGGACGCGCCGCCCTCTACGTCGAGCGGGACGGCGTGCTCGTCTGGGGCGGGGTGATCCGGACCGTCAAGTACACCTCCGCCGACCAGCACCTGGAGATCGGGGCGGCCGGTTTCCTCTCCTATTTCGACCACCGCCGTGTCCTGCCCGCCGCCTTCGACCCGGCCGCCTCCGACCTGGGCTCCGTCAGCGTCACCTTCACCGACCGCGACCAGAGCGACATCGCCCGCGCCCTCGTCGCCGTCGCCCAGGAACACACTCACGGCGACATCGGGATACGTCCCGAGTCCGACGCCCTGTCCGGCATCACCCGCACGCTGGTCTATCCCGGCAGCGACCTCAAGAGCACCGGTGAGGCGCTGCGTGAACTGGCCAGCCTGGAGCACGGCCCCGACTTCCTCTTCGACATGGCGTACGGCAGCGACGGCCGACCCGTGCGCAGACTGCGCGTCGGCACTCCGCACCTCGGCCAGCAGGGCACCCCGCACGTGTGGGAGTACGGCGCCAACCTCATCGGCTACACCTGGCCGGCCGACGGGGCCTCCACCGCGACCCGGGTCTTCGCCCTCGGGGAGCAGGGCGAGGGCAGCCAGCTCGTCGCGGTCGCCGAGGCCCCCGGCACCGGGCGCCCGCTCACCGAGACCGAGGTCTCCTACGTCCATCTCACCGACACGGACCTGCTGCGCTCCCAGGCCCGCTCGGCCCTCGCCGCCGTCTCGGCCCCCGTCATCCTGCCCGAGCTGACCGTGCGCGCGGACCGGGAACCCGTCCTCGGCTCCTACCAGGTCGGCGACGACGCCCTCGTGGTGATCAAGGACGTGTTCTTTCCCGAGGGCGTCCGGTTCGGGGTACGGATCACCGGGATCGAGGTCACCCCGGGCAACGACGCGGGTGAGGAGCAGGTCCAGCTGACCGTCACGCCCGCCATCAGCACCCCATGAACCGGAGGAGTACCCCGTGACCAGGATCAACCGCCCCGACACCCTTCTCACCGAGCTCCGCGACATCAAACGGCGCCTGCACGCCCTGGAGACCGCACAGCGTGCGACGACCGCCGGCGCCCGGTCGGCCGCCGCGGCCGAGCCTCTTGCCGAGGAATCCGCCGAGACCGACACATCCGGGTCCGAATAGGCCGTTTCCGCAGGTGAGAGGTGACTCGAACGCTGTCGCACACATGTTCGGATTTTGGTCTATGGTGGAGGTGAGGCGATAGGGAACTGATGTTCGACAGCGGGAGGTGCGGATGCCTGGCTTCACTCATCTGCACACCGTCTCCGGGTTCTCCCTGCGCTACGGCGCCTCGCATCCGGAGCGCCTCGCCGAGCGTGCCTCCGAGCGGGGGATGGACGCCCTCGCCCTCACCGACCGCGACACCCTCGCGGGCACGGTCCGGTTCGCCAAGGCCTGTGCGAAGGCGGGGGTGCGGCCGTTGTTCGGGGCGGGGCTGGCCGTGGCGGAGGCCGAGCCCGTACGGCAGGAGCGGCGCCGTGCTCCCGTGCGCGGAGGTGCCTTCGTCGACGAGTCCGCCCCCCGGGTCACCTTCCTCGCCCGGGACGGCGCCCGCGGCTGGGCCGACCTGTGCCGGCTCGTCACGGTGGCCCACGCCGACAAGGGGGAGCGGGGCACGCCGCTGGTGCCCCGGACGGAGAACCGGGGGGACGGGCTGACCGTGCTGCTCGGGCCCGCCTCCGAGGTCGGCCGTGCCCTTGCCGCCGGCCGCCCCGACCGGGCCGCCCGGCTGCTCGTCCCCTGGCGGGAGACCTACGGCGACGCCCTGCGTCTCGAAGCCGTCTGGCACGGACGCGAGGGCACCGGACCCGGCTCGCTGCGGCTGGCCGCCCGTACCGTCGGATTCGCCGCCGAGCAGCGGATCCGGCCCGTGCTCAGCAACGCCGTACGCTACGCCGACCCCGGACTGGGGCCGGTCGCCGACGTCCTGGACTCCGCCCGCCGTCTCGTCCCCGTCGGCGCCGTCAAGGAACTGGACTCCGGTGAGGCATGGCTCAAGGACGAGGGCGCCATGCTGGCGGCCGCGGAGCGGATCGTCGAGGCCGCGGGCTTCCGGCGCGAGGCCGCGTACCGGCTGCTGGAGCAGACGCAGGCGACGGCCGCCGAGTGCCTGGTCGACCCCGAGGACGACCTCGGGATCGGCACCGTCCACTTCCCCGAAGCGCACCTCGTGGGCGCGGGCCGCCGCACCGCCCAACGGGCCCTGGCCTCACGGGCAGCGGCCGGGATGGTACTGAAGGGATACGCGGGCAGGCGTACGTACTGGGAGCGGATGCACGAGGAACTGGACATCATCGCCCACCACGGCTTCGCCTCCTACTTCCTGACGGTCGCTCAGGTCGTCGACGACGTACGGGACATGGGCATCCGGGTCGCCGCGCGAGGTTCCGGCGCCGGTTCCCTGGTCAATCACCTTCTGGGGATCGCCCACGCCGATCCCGTCGAGCACGGACTGCTGATGGAGCGGTTCCTGTCCAAGCGCAGGCTCGCCCTGCCCGACATCGACATCGACGTGGAGTCCGCGCGCCGCCTGGAGGTCTACCGGGCGATCATCGGGCGGTTCGGGACCGAGCGGGTCGCCACCGTCTCGATGCCGGAGACGTACCGGGTGCGGCACGCGATCCGGGACGTGGGGGCGGCCCTGTCCATGGACCCCGCCGACATCGACCGCATCGCCAAGTCCTTCCCGCACATCCGGGCCCGGGACGCCCGCGCGGCGCTGGAGGAACTGCCCGAACTCAAGGCGCTGTCAGGAGAGAAGCAGCGTCACGGCAGGATGTGGGAGCTGGTCGAGGCCCTCGACGCCCTTCCCCGGGGGGTCGCCATGCATCCGTGCGGGGTGCTGCTCTCCGACGCGTCCCTGCTCCGCCGTACCCCGGTCGTGCCGACCAGCGGCGAGGGGCTGCCCATGTCGCAGTTCGACAAGGAGGACGTCGAGGATCTCGGGCTGCTCAAGCTCGATGTGCTGGGCGTACGGATGCAGTCGGCGATGGCGCACGCGGTCGCGGAGGTGGAGCGGGCGACGGGGGAGCGGGTCGACCTGGACGCGGTACCGCCGGGCGACCCGGCGACGTACCAACTCATCAGGTCCACCGAGACGCTCGGGTGTTTCCAGATCGAGTCGCCGGGACAGCGGGATCTGGTGGGGCGGCTCCAGCCGGCCACCTTCCACGATCTCGTCGTCGACATCTCGCTCTTCCGGCCGGGACCGGTCGCCGCCGACATGGTGCGGCCGTTCATCGAGGCACGGCACGGGCGGGCGCCCGTCCGGTATCCGCACCCGGACCTGGAGCGGCCGCTGGAGGGGACGTACGGGGTCGTCGTCTTCCACGAGCAGATCATCGACATCGTCGACATCATGACCGGGTGCGGGCGCGGCGAGGCGGACCAGGTGCGGCGCGGGCTGTCCGACCCGGAGTCACAGGGGCGGATCCGGTTCTGGTTCGCCCAGCGCGCGGCGGCGAACGGCTATGACGCGGAAACGATTCAGCGGACCTGGGAGATCGTCGAGGCCTTCGGGTCGTACGGCTTCTGCAAGGCGCACGCGGTCGCCTTCGCCGTGCCGACGTACCAGTCGGCCTGGCTGAAGGCGCATCACCCGGCGGCCTTCTACGCCGGGCTGCTCACGCACGACCCCGGCATGTACCCGAAGCGGCTGCTGCTGGCGGACGCGCGGCGGCGCGGGGTGCCGATCCTGCCGTTGGACGTGAACGAGTCGGGGGTCGCCCATCGGATCGAACTGGTGTCTGAATATCCTTCGGTGTGGGGGCTGCGCCTGGCCCTGTCCGACGTGCACGGCATCAGCGAGGCCGAGGCCGTGCGGATCGCCGAGGGGCAGCCGTACGCCTCACTGCTGGACTTCTGGGAGCGGGGGCGGCCGAGCCGTCCGGTGGCCCAAAGGCTGGCCCAGGTCGGCGCGTTGGATGCCTTCGGTGCCAACCGACGGGACCTGCAACTGCACCTGACCGAGCTGCACCGGGGCGCACGTGCCGGTCGTGGGGGTCAACTCCCCTTGTCCGGCGGGCGGAAGACGGCCCCGGCCGGACTGCCGGACCTGTCCTCCGTGGAGAAGCTCAGCGCCGAGCTGGGCGTGCTGTCGATGGACGTCTCGCGCAATCTGATGGACGACCACCAGGAGTTCCTCCAGGAGCTGGGCGTGGTCAGCGCGCGACGGCTGCGCGAGGCACGGCACGGCGAGACCGTGCTGGTCGCGGGGGCCAAGGCGGCCACCCAGACACCGCCGATCCGGTCCGGCAAGCGGGTCATCTTCAGCACCCTGGACGACGGCACAGGCCTGGTCGACCTCGCCTTCTTCGACGACTCCCACGACGCCTGCGCGCACACCGTCTTCCACTCCTGGCTGCTGCTGGTGCGCGGGGTGGTGCAGCGACGCGGCCCGCGCAGCCTCAGCGTGGTGGGCGCGGCCGCCTGGAACCTCGCCGAACTGGTGGAACTGCGGGACGGGGAAGGCCTCGACGCGGTGGCGGCACGCCTGGCCGAGCCGGTGCCGGCAAGACCCGGCGACGAGACCGGCGATCCGACCGGCGGCAGGCGAATCCACATGCCGACGGGATACGAACTACATCCGTGGGCCGATCTGCGACCGGCGGGTCAAGAGGCATCACAGGTACGGAAGTTGTGGCACCAGAGTCCGGGGAGTGCGGGATGACCATCCTCTGCGTACGTTTCCAGCTGCCGCCGACGCGGGAGGCGGCCCTGCCCGAACTGCTCGGCCTCCTGGAGGAGTTCACGCCGGTCGTCGAAGCGCTGCCGCCGGACCGGGCACTGGCCGATCTGCGGGGCGCCGAACGCTACTTCAAGCGGGACGCCGTCGAACTGGCCTCGGTGATCCGGGTCCGCGCCCTCGCCCTGCACGGCGTCGACTGCGCGATCGGCGCCGGACCCGGGCCGATGCTGGCCCGCATGGCGCTGAAGGACGCCCGGCCCGGGGTGACCCGCTCGGTCCCCGGGGACGCGGCGGCGGACTTCCTCGCCGGCCGGCCCGTCGCCGCGCTCCCCGGCGTCGGCGCCGCGACCGCCCGCACCCTGTGCGAGTACGGCCTCGACACCCTGGGCCGGGTCGCCGCCGCACCCCTGTCCACACTCCAGCGCCTGGTCGGCGCGAAAGCGGGCCGCGAACTGCACGAGAAGGCGAACGGCGTGGACCGCGGCCGGGTGGTCCCGAACGGCGTCTCCCGGTCCCTGGCCGCCGAACGCCCCTTCACCCGCGATGAGTTGGACCCCGACCGGCACCGCCGCGCCCTGCTCTCCGCCGCCGAGGAACTGGGCTCCCGGCTGCGCGCCCTCGACAAGGTCTGCCGCACCCTGACCCTCACCGTCCGCTACGCCGACCGCACCGCGACCACCCGCAGCCGCACCCTCGGCGAACCCACCGCCCACTCGGCGGCCCTCACCAGGGCGGCCTACGGCATGTACGAGGCGCTGGGTCTCCAGCGCGCCCGGGTCCGCTCCATCGCTCTGCGCGCCGAGGGCCTCGACCCCGCCGAACACGCTTCCCACCAGCTCACCTTCGACCCCACCGACGACAAGCTCCGCCGTATCGAGGAGGCCGCGGACCGCGCCCGGGCGAGGTTCGGACCGCTGGCGGTGCTGCCGGGGGCGCTGGCGGCCTAGGCCCTGTCGTCAAATTCCCGCCTGCCCCGCGACGCCATGCACGCACTCTCCTGACGCCGCGGGGCCCGCCCTTCGGGCGGACGACGGGAATTTGACGACAGGGCCTAGAGGTCAGTTGGCCCACGGGGGAGTGATGCGGGTGCCGTCGGCCAGTTCCGCCTCCAGGCCGATGGAGGTGGTGACCCAGGTGAGGGCGGTGTGATCGGTGGGGTTCTCGACGGCGAAGGTCACCCCGGGGTTGACGATCACCGTGTCGCCGGCCGTGATCCGATGGGTGGCGTCGTCGAGGGTGACCAGGAGTTCACCGATGAGCAGATGGAAGATCTCCTCGCGGTTGACGGTGTGAGCAGGTGCCTTCGTCCCCCCGGGAATCTCGCCGCGCCAGGCGCAGAGCTCCTTGGCGCCGCTGAGCGGGGTGGCGTACGAGACGAAACGGGCGCCGTGGATCTCGTGGGTGACGGCGTCGGACGAGCGGACTACGGGCATGCGGGACCTCCGAGTCATAAATGGTCAAGCAGCTTGACTATATGGCTCCATAGTCAAGCTGCTTGACCAGTTCGTCAAGGGTGTTTCAATGCCTGGGTGCAGAACTCCGAAGCCCTCGCCCTCGCCGCCGCCCTGCTCGCCGCCGCCGGTGATCTGACCCAGCGCATCAACGACGGGGTCGTCGCCCGGGGGTTCGAGGCGCGGCCCGCCTGGGGTTTCGCGTTCACACGGCTCGCGCCGGACGGGGCCACGGTCACTGAGCTCGCCGGTCATCTCGGGGTGACCAAGCAGGCCGCGAGCCAGCTGGTCGACGAGATCGTGCGCAAGGGATACGCCGAGCGGCGGCCGCATCCCGCGGACGCGCGGGCCCGGCTCGTCGTGCTGACCGAGCGGGGGTGGGCCTGTACCCGTGCGGCGGAGGAGGCCGCCGCGGAGGCCGTGCGGGCGTGGACCGATGTACTCGGTGAGGGTGAAGTGCACGCGTTGCGCGAGCGATTGGGGCGTATCGCTCCCTATGGTCCCATCAGGCCCGCCTGGTGACGGTTCATCAGCAGGCGCAGGCGAAATGGTTAGCACTGGAAGTTTTTACTGACGCGTAACTTCACAAGTGCACTACTCGTCCGTAACTTTCGAATTGAACAGCATCCTCGTGATCCGGGTCACAGGGCGAACAGCCATCGCAACT from Streptomyces sp. CC0208 carries:
- a CDS encoding phage tail domain-containing protein, translating into MSPRQLQQPVFEVDGWAGNTVDDDGVEWWVTSEQGWAAAPPVRLTLTDRPERHGAFDAPSYRGPRVVTLEGLAIAPERAVREEAKDRLAAVLADGSILSPLVVTEPHRVRRALVRLTAETKIVDRKSGAFEFSLTMTAPDPLRYSYGLNSSTCPLPSSSGGVSFPLSFPLDFGSGSSGGRLLLENKGTVPTWPVWRISGPCVQPVISNTATGEELAFELTLQEGEFLLIDTDARSVLLQGTASRRATLLPGSDWFPLPPGATPVLFRARDYAPAARLTAEWRDAWL
- the dnaE gene encoding DNA polymerase III subunit alpha — its product is MPGFTHLHTVSGFSLRYGASHPERLAERASERGMDALALTDRDTLAGTVRFAKACAKAGVRPLFGAGLAVAEAEPVRQERRRAPVRGGAFVDESAPRVTFLARDGARGWADLCRLVTVAHADKGERGTPLVPRTENRGDGLTVLLGPASEVGRALAAGRPDRAARLLVPWRETYGDALRLEAVWHGREGTGPGSLRLAARTVGFAAEQRIRPVLSNAVRYADPGLGPVADVLDSARRLVPVGAVKELDSGEAWLKDEGAMLAAAERIVEAAGFRREAAYRLLEQTQATAAECLVDPEDDLGIGTVHFPEAHLVGAGRRTAQRALASRAAAGMVLKGYAGRRTYWERMHEELDIIAHHGFASYFLTVAQVVDDVRDMGIRVAARGSGAGSLVNHLLGIAHADPVEHGLLMERFLSKRRLALPDIDIDVESARRLEVYRAIIGRFGTERVATVSMPETYRVRHAIRDVGAALSMDPADIDRIAKSFPHIRARDARAALEELPELKALSGEKQRHGRMWELVEALDALPRGVAMHPCGVLLSDASLLRRTPVVPTSGEGLPMSQFDKEDVEDLGLLKLDVLGVRMQSAMAHAVAEVERATGERVDLDAVPPGDPATYQLIRSTETLGCFQIESPGQRDLVGRLQPATFHDLVVDISLFRPGPVAADMVRPFIEARHGRAPVRYPHPDLERPLEGTYGVVVFHEQIIDIVDIMTGCGRGEADQVRRGLSDPESQGRIRFWFAQRAAANGYDAETIQRTWEIVEAFGSYGFCKAHAVAFAVPTYQSAWLKAHHPAAFYAGLLTHDPGMYPKRLLLADARRRGVPILPLDVNESGVAHRIELVSEYPSVWGLRLALSDVHGISEAEAVRIAEGQPYASLLDFWERGRPSRPVAQRLAQVGALDAFGANRRDLQLHLTELHRGARAGRGGQLPLSGGRKTAPAGLPDLSSVEKLSAELGVLSMDVSRNLMDDHQEFLQELGVVSARRLREARHGETVLVAGAKAATQTPPIRSGKRVIFSTLDDGTGLVDLAFFDDSHDACAHTVFHSWLLLVRGVVQRRGPRSLSVVGAAAWNLAELVELRDGEGLDAVAARLAEPVPARPGDETGDPTGGRRIHMPTGYELHPWADLRPAGQEASQVRKLWHQSPGSAG
- a CDS encoding cupin domain-containing protein, producing the protein MPVVRSSDAVTHEIHGARFVSYATPLSGAKELCAWRGEIPGGTKAPAHTVNREEIFHLLIGELLVTLDDATHRITAGDTVIVNPGVTFAVENPTDHTALTWVTTSIGLEAELADGTRITPPWAN
- a CDS encoding MarR family winged helix-turn-helix transcriptional regulator, producing the protein MQNSEALALAAALLAAAGDLTQRINDGVVARGFEARPAWGFAFTRLAPDGATVTELAGHLGVTKQAASQLVDEIVRKGYAERRPHPADARARLVVLTERGWACTRAAEEAAAEAVRAWTDVLGEGEVHALRERLGRIAPYGPIRPAW